The Armatimonadota bacterium genome has a window encoding:
- a CDS encoding enolase C-terminal domain-like protein, with product MESELACRADGIRNWPWAGDLPTDVRITRIIGFDLVSRRPKFVGRNSRLGDHGDTATDRMVRLFTNAGVEGLGYCAADESVLAVMLGTDPFAQFRNPSVENPLAEGTMPLWDLVGKALGKPVYELLGARGPKRVPAYDGSIYFADLIPEYAGNWPERFRWEIDLGRKQGHTAFKVKIGRGAKWMPAEEGFERDKAVLTTIREDAGPEAVIGVDANNGYDLARTKRFLTETADLNLAFIEEMFPEDVEQNLELQAFLKEHGLGALVCDGETQDTLEPLRPLMEAGAVDIYQADMRRFGIEGILTEAAWAEECGLKVAPHNWGSLIGYIMILHIGREIPNFYMAEHDPLDTDVLIAEGYDLENGLATVPATPGFGLALDEERFAAGVNPRFDLLA from the coding sequence TTGGAATCAGAACTTGCGTGTCGGGCTGACGGGATTCGGAACTGGCCGTGGGCCGGGGACCTGCCCACCGATGTGAGGATAACGCGAATCATCGGGTTCGACCTTGTGAGCCGGCGGCCCAAGTTTGTGGGCAGGAACTCGCGGTTGGGCGATCACGGCGATACGGCGACTGATCGCATGGTCCGCCTCTTCACAAACGCCGGTGTCGAGGGGCTGGGCTACTGCGCGGCGGACGAATCTGTTCTTGCAGTGATGCTTGGCACTGATCCGTTCGCCCAATTCCGCAACCCAAGCGTGGAGAACCCTCTTGCGGAAGGGACGATGCCGCTCTGGGACCTCGTCGGAAAGGCACTTGGAAAACCAGTGTACGAGTTGCTGGGCGCTCGCGGCCCGAAACGCGTGCCGGCGTACGATGGGTCCATCTACTTCGCCGACCTGATCCCGGAATATGCTGGCAACTGGCCGGAGCGGTTCCGCTGGGAGATCGACCTCGGCCGCAAGCAGGGCCACACGGCGTTCAAGGTCAAGATCGGCCGGGGGGCGAAATGGATGCCCGCCGAGGAAGGCTTCGAGCGCGACAAGGCGGTACTGACGACGATCCGCGAGGACGCCGGGCCGGAGGCCGTCATCGGAGTCGACGCAAACAACGGCTACGACCTGGCGCGAACGAAGCGCTTTCTTACGGAAACGGCCGACCTCAATCTGGCGTTCATTGAGGAGATGTTTCCCGAGGACGTTGAACAGAACCTCGAACTGCAGGCGTTCCTCAAAGAGCACGGCCTCGGTGCCTTGGTCTGCGATGGCGAGACTCAGGACACCCTGGAGCCGTTACGCCCGCTCATGGAGGCCGGCGCCGTGGACATCTATCAGGCGGATATGCGGCGTTTCGGCATCGAAGGCATCCTAACGGAGGCGGCCTGGGCGGAGGAATGCGGTCTGAAGGTGGCGCCGCACAATTGGGGCTCGCTTATCGGCTACATCATGATCCTGCATATCGGCCGCGAAATTCCCAATTTCTACATGGCGGAACACGATCCGCTGGACACGGACGTACTGATCGCCGAGGGCTATGATCTGGAAAACGGCCTGGCAACGGTCCCGGCGACTCCGGGGTTCGGCCTGGCGCTGGACGAAGAACGGTTCGCGGCCGGCGTGAATCCGAGGTTCGATCTGCTGGCGTGA
- a CDS encoding ankyrin repeat domain-containing protein — protein MTSETQVYEHALCEHLDTMVYRMKLIPADKWDWSPAVYVPSARVIARHTWSWLRCDRQHILETDCSRHERIPELGAQGELSLALTEETAAWRSLLRGMTAERLAEPRAQFGTFAVNVRWFVYHMIQHVVYKSGQLAELFFALGLDGLEPYDAPWPNACYDSLARALADPLRRALIEGDLPGLDRAVANGADLNGRNTDGETPLLLAVALGNAPAVDLLLRLGADAAAQDSRGKTALDWAVYLTHSDIAGLIQRALAV, from the coding sequence ATGACATCTGAAACGCAAGTCTACGAGCACGCCCTGTGCGAGCACCTGGATACGATGGTGTACCGGATGAAGCTCATTCCGGCGGATAAATGGGACTGGTCGCCTGCCGTTTATGTGCCGTCCGCGCGCGTGATTGCGCGGCATACGTGGTCTTGGCTGCGTTGCGATCGCCAACATATTCTTGAGACCGACTGTTCGCGTCACGAGAGGATTCCCGAACTGGGTGCTCAGGGTGAGTTATCCCTCGCGCTGACCGAGGAGACGGCGGCATGGCGGTCCCTTTTGCGAGGTATGACTGCGGAACGGCTGGCGGAGCCACGCGCGCAGTTCGGTACGTTCGCGGTGAACGTTCGGTGGTTCGTCTACCACATGATCCAGCACGTGGTCTATAAGTCCGGGCAGCTCGCGGAGCTGTTCTTCGCGCTTGGCCTGGACGGTCTGGAGCCTTACGACGCTCCGTGGCCGAACGCCTGCTATGATTCACTCGCGCGAGCTCTGGCGGACCCGCTGCGTCGCGCGCTGATCGAGGGAGACCTCCCGGGACTTGACCGCGCCGTGGCAAACGGCGCCGATCTCAACGGGCGCAATACGGATGGCGAGACGCCTCTGCTGCTCGCCGTGGCATTGGGAAACGCCCCAGCCGTCGATCTGCTGCTACGCCTGGGGGCCGATGCGGCCGCGCAAGACTCTCGCGGCAAGACCGCCCTCGACTGGGCGGTGTACCTGACGCACTCTGACATTGCCGGGCTGATTCAGCGCGCGCTGGCCGTCTGA